The nucleotide window TACAACAGATCATTATCATTGAGTTCCTTGGAAAATTTACATCAACAGTTAGACTCAGTTGGAAACTATGGTTGGTTTCACTTGCCATTGGTATTATCAGGTAGCGTACAACAGGGTTTTGTGGTTTTTGTTGGTTTGACTAGATTATCTCACACATCTCAACATCTTTGTTTATTGTCACAGCTGGCCTCTTGCAGCTGCGGGAAAATTGATCCCAGTTCCGAAGACCCCCTTGGCTAAGGTCTTCATCAAGTCGTATCAGCAATGCATTGCAGCTCGTAATCCATAAATGAATTCTTTTGGCTCAGCTGTTGCATGCAGATCTACTGTCCTACTAGATTGTGTATATGTATAGTACAGATGAGTAGTAATTGATAGTTGCTGAATAGGAAGAAAAAAGAACCCAAAAAACATTAAGATAGACATTATAAACCAATCCTAGAGTATGTTGTTTATAGTACATGACAGATATGTATACTGTCCACTAGGTTGTAGAATAGTTAATACAATGTAGGATTTTAGTATTTGATAATTATGAATAGGAAGAAAAGAGAACCCAAAAAAAGATTGAGATAGGCATTACAAAGCACCCCGGAAGTATGTTGCTTATAGTACATCAtaactatgtattttttttatatacagAACAGGAGTAAGTATTAAGTATAAATCTTGTTTATAGCAATTTGTATGGCAGATATGTCCGTAAAAAGCAACCTGAAGGTATGTTGTATATATCTATTTCACAGAACAGGAGTTAAGCAGTAAGTTAAACTCTTGTTTATAGTAATTTGTGGAAATGTGTATTTATGGCAGATGTATATTTTTTCACAGAACAGGTGTATAATTTGTAAGTCGTGGtatatctgttgcattgttcatttACCTGCGCCTGCTTTATGGATCTGAGCCTTCGGCAAAAGCATTTCGATTCGTTAATATTCCTAGTTGTCAACGTGTCATGGTTAAAACGTCTTATTATATTTGATCATTTGCCAGTATTTATATTAATCAAGTGCACGTTGTATTACAGGTGTGTTGCACTACTGGTTTCATGTTTTGTACTTTGCTTTAACATTATAAACAAAAGATTTTCATAGAAACGCATAGCATTTATGGATAAAACAAAGGGTTTGTTTTCCTCAGGAAGAGGAGCTAAATCCATCGGTGACAAATTTGAAATACGTGCCTCATCTCTGTTTCTCTCTTCATCAAACGTGCAAATTGTTAGTTAAAAGTTGACAGCAGCATAATGAAACTCGAAATGCCCAAGATTTTCCATTCAAAATCACTATACTCGTATGAAAATAGCATATGTCCAACAAATGATAAACTTAAACACAATTTGGTTGAGGGTGAAAGGGAGGTGCTTGATCTCTTCCACCAAGACCTCTACAAATGAACCCCAAAAAGATCTATCTAAATATTGATCACTACAAATTTTAGAAGCAAACCTGTGTCTTCTGTAAACAAAACTCGAAAGAACAGCAGGACAAGAGAGCCCATCTTAATAGTAGTATCATAAGGGTCATTGACCATTCTTCACAACGAGCTAGCAGAAGCATGAGTACGCAAAGTGGTTCCTTTTTGAGACGTAATGAGATATGTAGTCTGTTAAAGAAGCAGAGGAACCAGAAATATCAGCAGGAACAAGTATCTGAGTCTTCCCAGAGGCGATTCTCTTGCCGGCCACATTGGCATAAAAGAGCCCTGAGATGGCTGGTACAAATACATCACTCTGAGAACACATGTGAAAGTCTATAACTTTCTCCAGTTCTGAATTCTCTGTGTCAAGAAATCTTGCTTTTTTGTCTATGGGCATTATGCTTTCCTGCAGGTGCATTTTGAAGCAAGTCAAGCGTCGAAACAAAGACTAAACAACAAACATACGTGTATATACTAAACACAAATCTGGCTCACATGAACTGAAGAAACTGTACCTTGGTGTATGTTCTAGGAAAGAGATCCTTTAATGCATCAAGGCTGCTATCCCATCTTGATTGAGTCAGATATATAGTTGTATCTTTGTTGAAACCAAGTTTTCTCAAAAACATAGCTATTTCCTGTGGACCAAAGCAACTCTTTGATCTAGAACCACTGTTCCCTTGACAGCTCTTTTTCTCCAATATATCAACCCTTAGATCCACGGCAATAAACTGTCCatttgacttcctactcaaagttcTTAAGCGCTCCACCATAGATTCAACTACTCCATTAACTTGAGGCTGAAGCTCTAAAGTTCCAAACATTCCCAAACATGCAATTGCATCAATGTTGCTATTGtctttcaattttttcatgtttactGAAGGAAAATAAGTGGCTAGTCTTATGCTCCCCTTTGATCTGAAAATCGGCTCAATGTTATCAGCAATGTATTCTTCAGTAACCCTACTAGGAACCTTCACAACTGCTAGGTTCCTTTTGGATGGCTGGGATTTTGTTACTTTTACCACTCCATTTAGGCTTTTCACAAAGTGCTCAACATCGTAGACCTCTTCAAAGTTCCtgaaagtcacaaaattatgAGTGAACTACTACAGAAAAGTTCTTTTCCAGTTAGAACTGTACATTACATGACCTACACAAGAAGATGGAGCAGAGACCACTTTAAATACTGACCTTTTATCACCAGGTTCACTTCCCCTGATGTCTGGGAGTACAAGATTTGCTCGCAGATATCTTGCTATTACCACTGCATCAGCAATCTGCAAAATTGCCACAGAGAGAATACACAATTAAATTCAGTCTCACTCATCCTGTAAAGATACCTTCTGCTCAATTATTTTTGAAGGGGTGAGGGGTAAGATACCTGAGAGACGTGATATTCAGGACCATTAGTGAGCGAGAAGGTAACAAATCCTTGTGATTCGTCAGCTTCCTCTGTTAGAACACAACCATTTAAGAAAAATATGCTCATCTAAAGTAAGAGAGAGTGAAGTATTAAATCTCTCACCAATAAGTGATATAGGCCTACAAGGTTTTAGAGAAGGCCCATCTCCATCGATAACCAGGCTTTGCTTTCTGGTACTATGAATTGATGTGTCAGAATCCACCTTGGTAAAGATAAATTGCAAAATTAAATCAAATTGATCAAATTTGTAAATTCTATTAgtaaagtgaaaaaaaaagatgACTGAATCAAATAACTACTAGTGGTAGCATCTATCCACCTTTGTGGAGTGCTCTTCACGTAATTTAACTGGATCTCTAAATACAAAGTGATAACCAAGATgcaaatatttgaaaaaaaataaaataagtataAGCCAGAAAATTGGTGGGATCTTTCGAGAAACTGGGAAGAGTATTGTAGGTAATGGCTGCCAAAGCTTTACACAAGTTTACATTTGAAGATGCTGAATCTAAATTGGAATCATAAACAGAGGCAGGGCTAGGATTTGAAACTTATGGATTCGCGATTTTAGCTCTTTTAAATTACTGGGTTATAAATTAATAATCTGTACATATTCCACGAATTTCACGAGACAAATACAGAGTCTGCACAAAAATTATTGAGTTCGGCCGAACCGTAAACAGAGCATGTGTTGAAGATATACGAATcaatattaaggaaaatgaagataGTCTTACAGGAAGCTGGGAATCAAAGTGGTCGCGCTTGATCATGTCGCCGAGCATAACGAACATAGTGATAGTAAGAACTCCAGCCAAAACCTGTCTCGGATCCACTCCCATActgagtcaaactacctcatctaaattgaaatggagggagtactacagtcagacctctctataacaacatccttaTATAACAACACTTTACTATAAAATCCAAGcttttttatattatgttataatatatgttctctataacatcACTTCGGTATAACATctaaaaatattcggaacaaacgaggctattataaaaaaatattatatttttcttggTACATGGGGGGTTAGGGCCCAGGGGGAGTTAGGGGGAGAAGTGTGTGTGTTAATGTGTGTGCGTTGGAGTAAGTTAAAAGTGTGTCGGAGAGGGCGACTGGTTCTCCTCCTATCCCACCGACACTTCTCCTCTCTTTCACCTAATATTAataaacaaccccccccccccctttatcTCTCAAAAAATCATATGTTATTTACTCAAAACAGATTTGCTGCCCCTTTCCCTTGAGCAAGGTATGTTGTTCGGACTCTTCGAAAATATCGTCGAATGCGTATTGGATTCTccaaaagtagtgtatttttgAAGAATCCGTTATAGGTGCGATAATATTTTGGGAAATTCACGCAATATAAATTGTGACAACTTTTAATGCCCCCAAAATTTTAATATAGTGTTTTCTTTACATTTTAACCTTGGAtaagcataaaaagcatttagatTGATAATAGTAACAACGTCTTTCTTCTGGCAAAATCATACTAATTGTTTCAAACTTGTCCTTAAGAGTCAAAGTCGGATTGATCATATTACCAATGAGTTCAACTGAattcaatatttttaataaatatgTGTGTGTTAAAAATCAAATGTGTCACGTATGATTGGGTTTATGAGTGAATCACAAGAAAAGAGGGATGCTGAAAGCCAGGTTGTATTGGACAAGTGACCCACTGGCCTTCACTTCACCCTCGTGACTTACCTGACTCAACTTGGCACGTGCCTTTCTTTCCTTTGTCTATTATCTCCAATTTTATAGTACTACTACTGCATATGGCTAGTATCGAAAAGATTAACAAGTACCATCAAAGTATGTGGTGCTCAAATGTGGCTGCTCTTCTCTAGAGATTTCGAGTTCGAATTCTGGGTATGAAAAAATTCTTGGTAGGGTGCGCTTTTCTCCGAATGGGGCCCTACGCGACGCAAATccggatatagtcgggctccaatgcCGGCACCGGACACTGAGTGGGAAACCACAAAAAAGATTAATAAGTATGACAAACTATTAAACCTATGATGAAGGAAAAAGGATGATTCTACCACAAAAAAGATTAATAAGTATGACAAACTATTAAACCTATGATGAAGGAAAAAGGATGATTCTTTTGGATCTAATAATTAGTTTAATCTACTCTCCATCAATTATTGCTTTAATTCAGTGCCCGAATGTCTAATAAAATTTTTATGGTTCTAACAAAACTTTAATGAAGCGGATAGAAAAACTTCATGTTTAAATAAAAATTGAGTAATTAAAGGTATTAGTAATAATTAGCAGCCAATAAAAAGAGAGTCAAACAATTGGCCAATTTTCTGGTATTATTAATATAAGAAAGGAGACCAGAGCGGGGATACTGCCGTAATTAAAGGCAAGATAGCAAAGTAAATTGGAAAACCCACCCACTAATGACGACTGAAGTGGATCCCTTGCCCCATTCTTTATTCAAATCAACAGCGCCAATATTTTTAGTATTAAACACTCTCCTAAATCTGGTGACACTTTATAGGTACATAAAATAATCATATATATCGGTGACGtgatagtattttttttttttttttgtgcatATGTAACTtacttttttttcatttataCAGAAAAAAGTTATACACTTCCCAATTTACTACTGTATATCTCAATTTTGAACTTTTCTTGAGACGGAAAATATTTGGTTAATTTGAGATAACGTAGAATGAAAAATAGCACGATAGATTTCGGAGGAAGTGAAGTGAAATACTTACTATAAATAGAAGGAACTTATTATTCCTAACGCTTCCATAGTAAGACATTTCCTAGTATTAATTGTCGACAAAAGATTCAGTCCCTAATGAATACGAGTAATATGATGATTTGGTCGTCCAAATTTATAACTTAATCTTGATGATATTTTTGTCCACCAAAACGGTGAGTCATAGGTTGTGGCAAAATCATCACGATGTTCAAGATTCAATATTTGATGTTCGAGATTTTATATACTCCtcttcacttttacttgtcacgtcacgttttgacttttcacgccccTTAAATAATGATTGACATGATAACTTTATCACAATAACACTATCATTTGATACTCAGTAATTGAACCCAAATTCCTATACGTATTTATAATAGCCACTATAAAGTTCCAAGTACATTTAATTTTTATAGATATCAACATTTTATACATCCATCTGACCATCTCTTTAGTTTAAAAGCCTGATTTTTTTTTAGCCAAATGATTGAGTAAATTTAGAAGCCAAACCATTCAGAAAATCCTTCACCAAATTTTTTGGAGGCAAACATTATTTTAATAGTTTCCTCTCAATAAAAGTTGAACATGGGCAGGAAATCAAAAACTGGCAGGGGAGAGCAAAAAGGGCAAGGCACGGTCGCAAATGGTGGGAAGCAAATTGTACCGCAATCAGCAGATGCGAAGAAAACACGGAACATCAATGTACTTCAAGGAATCGCACCACTAGAATTGTCACAAGCAGGTATAGATCACACACCAATTCGTCGTAATTTGATCAGTAGAGATGAGAATTGTCTGGCGCAAAGTAGTGGGAAAAGCTCTTGGGCAGATATGGTAGAAGAAGAGGTGGCGGAGGAAGCAGGGttgggaaaatcacaaaattctatGAATTCATGGAGTAAAGTAATAGGGCCAATACCTACGACTGAGGGATTCGACTTATGCAGGGAGGAAGTGATTGGTCAAAATGTCAAAATTACAATTGATGATATTAAGGATGAAGTTGAGTATTGTAGTTCAGCAGTGATTTGCTATGTGTTGGGATCTAACCCTCCATTGTCAGTAATGGATGGGTATTTTCGGATAATTTGGGGAAACATGGGAATTGACAAAGTGACACTCGTCAACAAAGGGGTGTTCCTTGTGCGATTTCAGACTGAAGAAAGTGAGATCAAAACTGTCGAAGAAGGAGTCCAGGTGTTTGATTAAAAACCAATTATTATTAAACCATGGAAACAGGACATTGGCATGAAGAAGGAGACCATTAATAGAATTCCTATATGGATTAAGCTCATGGGATTGGATATCAAGTATTGGGGAAAGAGTTCTCTCACAAAAATTGCAGGCATGGCGGGAAAGCCATTGAAAGCAAATAGAGCTACAACACAAAAGGAGCAACTTACCTTTGCTAGAATACTTATTGAGATGTCGATTAACCAGCAATATCCATCAAGAATCATGTTTGAAAAtgaatatgaaaaaattatagaGCAATGAGTGGTTTATGAGTGAAGCCAGTGCTTTATGCCACATGTAAAACCTTTGAGCATGAGCAACAGGAATGTCGGAATTACATGAGGAGATGGAGTCAAGGAACAACAAGGCCAAAGTAAAGAACATAATGATCAACAAAAGGAAGACAAGGGTGGGCAGGAAAGACCTAAGAGCACTACTAGTATTGTCGATAATGAAGGAGGAAAGACAAAGGAAGTCATGCAAGAGACACAACAGAAGAAGAATGGACCTGAGGCAGGGAATAATCATGCTACAATTGCTAGAGGAACTGGTAAGAATAGTAAGACTACAACACCAAGAGAGGTGACTCTAAAACTTGGGAACTGTTATGCAGCACTAGCACAAAGAAATAAGGAGAAAACAAAGTTTGATGAGAATATAGCAAGCTCATCTAACCCTGGAGATAAGCAAGCTATAGTGGGGACCTAACCATGGGAAGGGTAGGGGAAACCCCCATCCTAATGGATAGTATTGGCTTGGAATGTCAGGGGACTAAATAAGCTAGCAAAGTAGAAAGAAGTAAATTTATTTCTGCATAATGTAAATGCTGGATTATTTGGGCTCCTGGAAACAAAGATTAAGAAGACAAAGGCACAACAAGCATATCTTAATCTTTGTAATGGTTGGTCTTTTAGCACAAATTTGCTAAAACGTCTGGGAGGTCGTATATGGATGCTATGGAAACCTCAAATATATGAGGTTAATCTGCTCAAAGTTATTGCACAATTAATGCACTGTGAAGTAAAGCACAGAGGTACTGGAGAGCAGATGTATATTACGATTGTCTATGGTTTCAATGATCAAGCTCTTATGAGAGAATTATGGGAGGATATAAGTAAATTGTATAATCAGATACATGGACTATGGGGAGTAATAGGGATTTCAATTGTGTCCTATATAGAGAGGAGAGGATTTGAAGGCCAGTCACTATGGCAGAAAAAAGAGTTTAGGAATTGTGTATAGGCTTGTGACCTACACAACGTAAAATCCACATGATCCTATTTCACATGGAATAATAAACAAGAAGGGGATGACAAAGTCATGATCAAGATAGATAGAGTATTAGTAAATAATGAATGGCTATCTCAACTTCCTGCTTCCACAGTTCATTACATGGAGGAGGAGTTATATGATTATAGCCTGCTATTATTAGTTGGGAAAGAGGAGGAAACAGAATGAAGAAACAATTCAAGTACTTTAATATGTGGAGTTTGGCACCAGACTTTATGACAAAAGTGGAGGAAAGCTGGCAGTTGGAGATTAAAGGGACTAAGCAGTATCAACTAGTGGAAAAATTGAATAGGTTGAAAAGAGTTTTAATAAATATTAACAAGAGCAGGTTTAGTGAGGTAGAGAAGAAAGCAGACCAGGCAAATGAGGAACTTCTAACATGCCAAGCTAGAATTCAGGCAAACCCATTGGATTATGAACTGCATAAACAGGAGAGAAAATTAGCACAGGAGTGTAGTAACTGGGAAAAAGCTATAAGTCAATTTCTGATGCAAAAAAGTAAAATGCAATGGGCAATACAAGGTGACCAAAATACCAGGTTCTTTCATAGGCCAGGAGGAACACAAACAAGATTTTTTTAGTTAGGGATGTAAATGGAGATAACATAACAGAGGTGGAGAGGGTTGCAAAAGCATTCACTGATTACTATACTACTTTATTGGGTACAAGCAGAAGGGGTATAGATCATGTTTGTAGTAGTCTAGTAAAAAGAGGATATTGTTGATACTTAATTTTTTCCTCACTTTtaactatatatacatatactttcAAAATGGTGCATATACATCATCATTTTGATTTATGAGCATACACAagcatttttacaatttttcataattttttaaagGCTTTAGATCAATTTATTcctgtattttattatttaaatatccaataattaccttccaaattatttttatgataatttaataatctaaacttatcatttgtACCAATGTGAGGtcttaaatattttcagtgcatTTCTTATAatcacatttgtatttttaggtcTAAATTACACATTTTACAATTATAGCCCATATGCATGTAtgattacattatttatgcaaaaaataacttttataatattaaataactatttttaatcattttcatgcatgaataataattttgttatttatttattacttttataaattatttatttgattaaaatggggtatttaaaatctagcctaaaTTCTACCTATTTTCGGACTAACCCCCAGTCCAAACACCTAATACACTAGCCCAAAACACCTCAGCCCAATCAACCAAATAACCCCAACCCAATCAACTAAACCTACCCGACCCAAAAACCCTTTTAAATCATAGCCGTTGAgctctgagatcaacgacccatattATTCCTACCCTTTTAATTATAcccagacccctaaccctaattcaTTCCCTCCAAACCTTCCGCCTCTCTATACTTTCCCCTCTGAAGAACCCTAACCCACCACCTCTCCTAACCTCTCTAAATCCGGCACTAAAATGGAATCAATCGTTGATTCACTTGTCTTATTGATCTCCTCTCACTACTGGTTACTCGTCTGTGGTGTTACCTAGTTGCTTGCCTAACACGGAAAGAAAATCTcatcaaaatcgaaccaaatcggTTCAAATCCGTgatttctttgattattatgtcTATGTTCATCAGGTATCCTTTGTAAGTACGAATATTTTCTATATCTGTTGATGATTCTTACGTATCATAAATTAAGATTTTCAGACCTCTTTTAATCGAACTAAATCGGGTTCGATTCTCTGATTTTTAGTGATATTCCGTCTATGTTCCTCATGTTCTGTGTGTTGTTTGATTTTATTCAGCCGATTTTACACTTTCCCTAAAATTAAGGTTTGAGACTTTTCCCTTTCCCTTGCTAATTCTGATTGCATGTAATGAATCTTTCCTTTATCgtgtttgattgatgattttcctTATTTGGATGTTAATTTTTACCACTATATGAACCCTTTCCCCCATTCCCTTTGGATAGACTTTCTAGAACTCGATAGCTTCACTAAATCTAAAGCTTTACTCTGATTTGCATTATATATTATgattttggccggctgaaagatAAAGCCATTTAGTTCTGGGATCTTGCTACTCAGAATATTGTGGGCTTTTATTATTTTGTGCATTTTCGCTTATTTGGTGAGTCACTTGACTTCTGCAATCTCATTCTTATATGTCTATGATCTGTATGTGTTCTTACTTCTGAATTTATGGTTCAATATGCTTCTGAGTTATGTTAGGTGTTGTTCTATCAACTTTACATATTTTAGTCTCTTTTacacttaattgctcctaatgcTACCAGTTCTAAAGTTATTTATTCTTAGCCTAGTTAATCTGGACTATCTTGAGGTTTGTTCAATTAGTATGTTAAACTCTTGAATGCTCATGAACATGTTTACTCACTTGTCCTGAATTCCTGCAGTGGATGCCTCACATTTGTGTTAGCATGTGTTAAGACCTTCATTGTTAGTCATAATTTACCTCCCTGCTATTGTGTCATTCAACATGATCATTCGACCCCATACCCCCTCCCCTCTAGTGTTTGCTTGTGATTTGGAACAGTTGTCTCATCAGGTTTGAATCAGTACTATGAGACATTAGGCTAAACCTTTGATACAAACTGGATAATCTTTTGTTAATTAGACAACTATAACGATGTTTGAATGCCTATGCTTGCTACTTGACATGATTCTACTTTCTATTCTGAGTAATAGTCTGTATATGTGTCTTAATTTGTGATTGTGATTGTAATCTCACCCCTTTGCTAACATGATATCCTACTCTTTTTATGATTATTTGACTCATTACAATGCTGTCTTATTTCCTTGGTAATAACACTAGGTTGTGTACTGCGCATAATTCAACCATGTTTTAACATGccttgtgtcacacctcctttttccgcccccgcgaggggtgaaggagttttttccaattaaaggacaatcgaaataggatttgtttgtttatttcaaagtcgccacttgggagatttagggtgtcccaagtcaccaatttaatcccgaatcgaggaaaagaatgactcttattacagtctgcgtaccagaaatccggataaggaattctgttaacccgggagaaagtgttaggcattcccaagttcagtggttctagcacggtcgctcaactgtcatattcggcttgattatctgatttaatacatattgaacctatgtgcgaattttaacttttaaccgctttttccattattattattattattatttttatcaagaattgcaacatcgtggaaacacatctcgaaccacgtcacatcaatgcacccgtggttgttggcatatttcaactctgttgagatttggatttgggtcacataaatgtgcacccgagttttatgaagttaacattattaaatacatgcctaaagagactatcataTCATTAtcttgggtagggccgtgaaattttctaaacggcccgtcccagaatctaagcaattttaaagcaaatatttactgagggccccgcaattttgtgtttttattcggcgaggctcatctcattcttatttttaaaagggatttgaaacgtcatggacatgcatctcgaaccacatcacaatcaatgtacccgtgattagagacatatttcgactccgttgagatttggatttgggtcacataaatgtgcacccgagtttaagaatgtaatttaattaaatcgcatctaaagagtctaacgcgttattatctttgggtaaggcagtgaaattcactaaacaatccgtcccaaattctaagtatttattacgatcaattattgagggccccgaaatttgcattttttattgggcgaggcttgtctcattatttttaaaaggataatctcaGAATGACTACATTCTTTTATTCTTcgttttctctaaaataaatgaagaaaaggtcctaTTTTATTTACATACTTATGAGTTATTAAGTTTCGAACGTGATTTGTTGAAAGAGGGACGTGATACGGGCAATCCGTTTGGCAGTTATGGGCCCAGGCCCAGGGCACACTGTATGGACTGGACCTGGACCATTCCTTTTCCAATAAGGGCCTGTTAATTCATTCGACTCAGGCCCAACATTTATAAGGCTGAAATGGAAACCGGTGTTATTTTATTCTAACGGTATTGTTGCAATTTATAACGAGGCAGCCTACTAAATAAAGTGAGATTAACTAGCAATGGATAGTTCAGAACTTAACATGCgttggaagatatgctaaccATAAACACAGCTAAAATTCAAGATATTGCTTACTACACTATCACCCTTTTTATCTAACAACATACATACACAGTACGACATTAAGTTGCCATACATGACGTCTATTTATACATGATGACTACTTTCATTATCCTAATAGAAGATATGAACTATTATACACAACTTAATGTTCAATATACAGACTATGTATGATTAAAAAAAACAACTTCAActcttccttttttttgtattcatgtttcaactttcctcttacattgacagtgtatcagtggtgtacctggtattgagAAAAGCAAGAGAAGAAAAGGAGTGATCAGTGGAAGCAGTAgcaaacacacagcaacaacagcaacagaAAAGCAGCAACACAAAGACAGCAATCAGCAGCAACAACCCAGCAGTCAGATTTTTGAAACCCAACAAACCTAGCAGGAACAAACCCAATAATAACCAGTAGAAAAAAAACATCAACAGATTTGAGCCAAAACAGAGGTTCAGTGATCTTTCAGACAAACCCAAAATACCCAGCTGAAACAGTGTTGTACCAGCAGGGAAAACCAGGAAAAGTGAGCTGAAAACCCAGCAGTATCCCCAACAAATGCAGGCTAAGCAAAGGAGGGAAACAGATGCAGAAAAGCAGACTTCTAACTGTTGTGTTCAGAAATCCAGCCCTCTTTTAACTCTCTATTAAACTGAAATTAGGCTAGCCTATTCAAGGCTTGAAAGTCCAGCcttgtttttgcttttctttctatCTCTCAACACTCAAGGCTGTCCAACTCTCAACTTAACTGTCCAGCCCTTAAACTTGACCTTCGAACTccttaatttctgatttttcctCACCTCTTAAACTCTGATCTCTaactttaatttctaatttttctaaccccttaatttctgattttttctctAACTGGTCTCTTAGGATCCGAAAAACCAACCCTTTTAACTCTAAAATCAGTCTATTTATAAGCCAGAAATGGCAAGCCCCCAGGCTGCCTTGGTCCCTTCAGCTTTTTcctgcccatacccctttaaTCCCCCATGCTTaaatgtcttttcttgatccctactatattgttccccatgcttgtccTATTTGTTTTAATCAAGAGTCATGAGTGTATTATAATACTCATTTAATTCCCATGCTTtgttgttttgttccccattgtcattaAAATAAGCTTAATGAGTGACCCCTAGGCAGACCC belongs to Nicotiana tabacum cultivar K326 chromosome 6, ASM71507v2, whole genome shotgun sequence and includes:
- the LOC107803288 gene encoding protein MANNAN SYNTHESIS-RELATED 1; its protein translation is MGVDPRQVLAGVLTITMFVMLGDMIKRDHFDSQLPVDSDTSIHSTRKQSLVIDGDGPSLKPCRPISLIEEADESQGFVTFSLTNGPEYHVSQIADAVVIARYLRANLVLPDIRGSEPGDKRNFEEVYDVEHFVKSLNGVVKVTKSQPSKRNLAVVKVPSRVTEEYIADNIEPIFRSKGSIRLATYFPSVNMKKLKDNSNIDAIACLGMFGTLELQPQVNGVVESMVERLRTLSRKSNGQFIAVDLRVDILEKKSCQGNSGSRSKSCFGPQEIAMFLRKLGFNKDTTIYLTQSRWDSSLDALKDLFPRTYTKESIMPIDKKARFLDTENSELEKVIDFHMCSQSDVFVPAISGLFYANVAGKRIASGKTQILVPADISGSSASLTDYISHYVSKRNHFAYSCFC